One window of Sardina pilchardus chromosome 2, fSarPil1.1, whole genome shotgun sequence genomic DNA carries:
- the LOC134075211 gene encoding CD59A glycoprotein-like isoform X1, which translates to MIVRIMKTLVLALVLLLAVSSFALDCNRCVPTKPGGTCTVTTETCPPEKDACAATKFLTPPYAYYQKCMRMSDCEMLQTNGYINIKCCQKDLCNVF; encoded by the exons ATGATTGT CAGAATAATGAAGACTCTGGTTCTGGCCCTTGTTCTGCTCCTAGCAGTCAGCA GTTTTGCACTGGACTGCAATCGCTGTGTTCCGACGAAACCAGGAGGAACGTGTACTGTTACAACAGAAACCTGCCCACCTGAGAAAGATGCATGCGCAGCAACCAAGTTCCTCACTCCCCCCT ATGCCTACTACCAGAAGTGCATGAGGATGTCTGACTGTGAGATGCTGCAGACCAATGGCTACATCAACATCAAGTGCTGCCAGAAGGATCTCTGCAATGTCTTCTAG
- the LOC134075211 gene encoding CD59 glycoprotein-like isoform X2 translates to MKTLVLALVLLLAVSSFALDCNRCVPTKPGGTCTVTTETCPPEKDACAATKFLTPPYAYYQKCMRMSDCEMLQTNGYINIKCCQKDLCNVF, encoded by the exons ATGAAGACTCTGGTTCTGGCCCTTGTTCTGCTCCTAGCAGTCAGCA GTTTTGCACTGGACTGCAATCGCTGTGTTCCGACGAAACCAGGAGGAACGTGTACTGTTACAACAGAAACCTGCCCACCTGAGAAAGATGCATGCGCAGCAACCAAGTTCCTCACTCCCCCCT ATGCCTACTACCAGAAGTGCATGAGGATGTCTGACTGTGAGATGCTGCAGACCAATGGCTACATCAACATCAAGTGCTGCCAGAAGGATCTCTGCAATGTCTTCTAG
- the LOC134075203 gene encoding CD59 glycoprotein-like, with protein sequence MKAFLVAALLLLAVASGCALKCRRCVPSVPGVGCTVSTETCSSNMDACVAARFLQHPYSYFNRCIKMTDCRILQTSPYIKANCCQTDMCNISSL encoded by the exons ATGAAGGCTTTCCTGGTAGCCGCGCTCCTACTATTGGCAGTGGCAAGTG gATGTGCTCTGAAGTGCAGACGCTGCGTCCCTTCAGTACCAGGTGTAGGATGTACCGTCTCCACGGAGACCTGCTCCTCTAACATGGACGCGTGTGTCGCCGCCCGCTTCCTCCAGCACCCCT ACTCATACTTCAACAGGTGCATCAAAATGACCGACTGCAGGATCCTGCAGACAAGCCCCTACATAAAAGCCAACTGCTGCCAGACAGACATGTGCAATATCTCCAGCCTCTAG
- the LOC134075205 gene encoding C-type lectin domain family 4 member F-like: MSVNIYERADIVEVKQILTEHMDTYDNTSTLDSIGGGWGTERIEQKGARPYKMATGSLLLLCALLLFTVIGLCVSVSRERDQLQVITANLTEARHLLQSTNASLTQERDALKTNNTILAKEREQLESSYRAVVRERDRLNASYTDTNAEKTQLQTNYDTLSKDKDQLQNSYNQLKQDQESLNTSYANLEKERDDMLKGLLDLDWRYFDSHLYYISTTNKSWDDARQHCKSTGADLVTINSQEEQEFVSSFNKEVWIGLSDVNVEGQWRWVDDSPLTTKFWAKDQPNSYKGEQDCVKLWLSPPLENWNDEKCSIVHQWICEKPIQR; encoded by the exons ATGTCTGTAAATATTTATGAAAGAGCAGATATTGTTGAAGTCAAACAGATTCTGACTGAGCATATGGACACATACGATAACACCTCCACACTGGACTCTATCGGAGGAGGCTGGGGAACGGAAAGGATCGAGCAAAAAG GGGCAAGGCCCTACAAGATGGCTACTGGGAGCCTGCTTCTACTGTGCGCTCTTCTGCTGTTCACCGTCATCGGCCTGTGTGTCAGcgtctccagagagagagaccagctgCAGGTCATCACCGCCAACCTGACTGAAGCCAGACATCTCCTACAGTCCACTAATGCTAGTCTGACCCAGGAGAGGGATGCACTGAAAACCAACAACACTATCctagcaaaagagagagagcagctggagAGCTCCTACAGGGCCGTGGTCAGGGAGAGAGACCGCTTAAACGCCAGCTACACCGACACAAATGCAGAGAAGACACAGTTACAGACCAACTACGACACTCTGTCCAAAGATAAAGACCAATTGCAGAATAGCTACAACCAACTGAAACAAGATCAAGAATCGCTCAACACTAGCTATGCCAaccttgagaaagagagagatgacatgCTGAAGGGGCTCCTGGACTTGG attgGAGGTATTTCGACTCCCACCTGTACTACATCTCAACGACCAACAAATCCTGGGATGACGCGCGACAGCATTGCAAATCAACTGGAGCAGACCTGGTCACAATAAACAGCCAAGAGGAGCAG GAATTTGTCTCGTCGTTTAACAAGgaagtttggattggcctgtCTGACGTCAACGTGGAGGGACAATGGAGATGGGTAGACGACAGCCCATTGACCACCAA GTTCTGGGCCAAAGATCAGCCCAACAGCTACAAAGGAGAACAGGACTGCGTCAAGCTCtggctctctcctccccttgaGAACTGGAATGACGAGAAATGTTCAATAGTACACCAGTGGATATGTGAAAAACCCATCCAGAGATAA